In one Acidobacteriota bacterium genomic region, the following are encoded:
- a CDS encoding STAS domain-containing protein — translation MTETLKVTVEQHNGVAVIHTEGYINNQGGEEIARVAYRLVDEEDQKNLLLNLAGTKIVNSIGISILIEIIERILEIEGKLAFCCLTPTIEKTFHIMGLAQFAGIFEDQQAALAALES, via the coding sequence ATGACCGAGACTCTGAAAGTCACCGTCGAGCAGCACAATGGCGTGGCGGTGATCCACACCGAGGGCTACATCAACAACCAGGGCGGCGAGGAGATCGCCCGGGTGGCCTACCGTTTGGTCGATGAAGAGGACCAGAAGAACCTGCTGCTCAATCTGGCGGGCACTAAGATCGTCAACTCCATCGGCATCTCGATTCTGATCGAGATCATCGAGCGTATCCTGGAGATCGAGGGCAAGCTGGCCTTCTGCTGCCTCACTCCTACCATCGAGAAGACCTTTCACATCATGGGTCTGGCCCAGTTCGCCGGTATTTTCGAGGATCAGCAGGCGGCCCTTGCGGCCCTCGAGTCCTGA
- a CDS encoding DUF4390 domain-containing protein, giving the protein MPATATFGAEISKPVVTVEENRALIDFELSEAFDERFLDRIQSGLPTGFVYRLELRKDRKRWYDRPMRETTLQVVAMYDAVAREYLVNTKLGGKLVESRGVTDLADLEREMTRVIRLPAFELDEFPSSWRLIVRVRAEMGSKTLLSFIPVTIKTDWGESKKFRTKNALPDGA; this is encoded by the coding sequence TTGCCCGCGACCGCAACCTTCGGCGCCGAGATCTCCAAGCCGGTGGTCACCGTCGAGGAGAACCGCGCGCTGATCGATTTCGAGCTCTCCGAGGCCTTCGACGAGCGCTTTCTCGACCGCATTCAGAGCGGGCTGCCGACCGGTTTCGTCTACCGCCTCGAACTGCGCAAGGACCGCAAGCGCTGGTACGACCGACCGATGCGGGAAACCACCCTTCAGGTGGTGGCGATGTACGACGCCGTCGCGCGCGAGTACCTGGTCAACACCAAGCTGGGCGGCAAGCTGGTGGAGAGCCGTGGGGTGACGGATCTCGCGGACCTGGAACGGGAAATGACCCGCGTCATCCGGCTGCCGGCCTTCGAGCTCGACGAGTTTCCGAGTAGCTGGCGCCTGATCGTCCGGGTACGGGCCGAAATGGGGTCCAAGACCCTCTTGTCCTTCATCCCCGTTACCATCAAGACCGATTGGGGCGAATCGAAGAAGTTCCGCACCAAGAACGCTCTGCCGGACGGCGCTTGA
- a CDS encoding ATP-binding protein — protein sequence MAEQAILREVTLTLPLAQGAEIAASNAATAMAELMSMSADRVDEVRLAVIEACINAIEHSKTPDGTVFITCEILGTAEPEILRITVRDGGIGFEPAEVEDPDISQKIGDENKRGWGLKIMRGLMDDVEFDSSERGTKVVMTKAKA from the coding sequence ATGGCTGAGCAGGCCATACTGAGGGAGGTCACTTTGACGCTCCCGCTGGCACAGGGCGCTGAGATCGCGGCGAGCAATGCCGCGACGGCGATGGCTGAGTTGATGAGCATGAGCGCCGACCGAGTCGACGAGGTACGCTTAGCCGTCATCGAGGCGTGCATCAACGCCATCGAGCACAGCAAGACGCCGGACGGCACAGTCTTCATCACTTGCGAGATTCTGGGTACCGCCGAGCCCGAAATACTGCGCATCACAGTGCGCGACGGCGGCATCGGGTTCGAGCCGGCCGAGGTCGAAGATCCTGACATCAGCCAGAAGATCGGCGACGAGAACAAGCGGGGTTGGGGGCTCAAGATCATGCGTGGGTTGATGGACGATGTCGAGTTCGATTCGAGCGAGCGTGGAACAAAAGTGGTCATGACGAAGGCGAAGGCATGA
- the uvrA gene encoding excinuclease ABC subunit UvrA has translation MDLIRIRGAREHNLQNISLDIPRNQLVVVTGVSGSGKSSLAFDTLFAEGQRRYVESLSAYARQFLQQMEKPDVDAIEGLSPAISIEQKSVSKNPRSTVGTVTEIHDYLRLLYASVGVPHCPSCGKVIRPQTVQQMVDRVMSLDEGTRMVVYAPYVRGKKGEYKKQLAQMAREGFVRARVDGEIVDLSGEPPALDKQKKHIIDIVVDRLVIKPGIEKRLADSVETALKVADGLLVIAPQGAAEETLSQSWSCSDCGTGLTEITPRLFSFNSPYGACPTCSGLGSISGVDEDKVIADPERSIDAGAVAAWPASSNSMSMRMVANIAKAMNFSLKTPWKKLPKKVRQVLLHGSGSKEIDFSLKSERSSYRWKGKFEGILPRLERRYRETDSAHVRASIEKFMSVHTCPDCAGRRLRPEALAVKVHGRSIDELGRFSVLELEAWVAALEFDERERAIASKVIQEVHDRLRFLGDVGVGYLNLERSSASLSGGESQRIRLATQIGSKLMGVLYVLDEPSIGLHQRDNARLIRTLRDMRDLGNSVLVVEHDEDTIREADWVIDLGPGAGVHGGEVVAAGTPKQVARAKKSLTGMYLRGEMEVPIPPERRQATGALKVLGARENNLKDLDVTFDLGCLNVVTGVSGSGKSTLVNDILYKALAKHFYRAGDRPGKHMAVKGLEKIDKVIAIDQSPIGRTPRSNPATYTNVFNHIRNLMAKTPEARMRGYAPGRFSFNVKGGRCEACSGDGQIKIEMHFLPDIYVTCEVCGGKRYDRETLQVLYKGLSIADILALPVEQAREVFQNIPAIERVLATLDEVGLGYIRLGQPATTLSGGEAQRVKLARELCKRSTGQTLYLLDEPTTGLHFDDVGKLLRLLHRLVDLGNTVVIIEHNLDVIKIADRIIDLGPEGGAGGGELIAAGSPEAVAAVAESFTGQYLRRTLEGREQAREAS, from the coding sequence ATGGATTTGATCCGCATTCGCGGCGCTCGCGAGCACAATCTCCAGAACATCAGTCTCGACATTCCCCGCAACCAGTTGGTGGTGGTGACCGGGGTGTCCGGATCCGGTAAGTCGAGCCTCGCCTTTGACACCTTGTTCGCCGAAGGACAGCGGCGCTATGTCGAGTCCCTCTCGGCCTATGCGCGGCAGTTTCTCCAGCAGATGGAGAAGCCCGATGTCGACGCCATCGAAGGGCTGTCGCCGGCCATTTCCATCGAGCAGAAGTCGGTGTCGAAGAACCCGCGCTCGACGGTCGGCACGGTGACCGAGATCCACGACTATTTACGCCTGCTCTATGCCTCCGTCGGGGTTCCGCATTGCCCTTCCTGCGGCAAGGTCATCCGGCCGCAGACGGTTCAGCAGATGGTCGATCGGGTGATGTCCCTCGACGAGGGCACGCGCATGGTGGTCTACGCGCCCTATGTGCGCGGCAAGAAGGGTGAGTACAAGAAGCAGCTTGCCCAGATGGCGCGGGAAGGCTTCGTGCGGGCGCGGGTCGACGGCGAGATCGTCGATCTGAGCGGCGAGCCGCCCGCCCTCGACAAGCAGAAAAAGCACATCATCGACATCGTCGTTGACCGCCTGGTGATCAAACCGGGCATCGAGAAGCGCCTGGCGGACTCCGTCGAGACGGCGCTGAAGGTGGCCGACGGTCTGCTGGTGATCGCTCCCCAGGGCGCCGCCGAGGAAACCCTGTCGCAGAGCTGGTCATGCTCCGACTGCGGCACCGGTTTGACGGAGATCACGCCGCGCCTCTTCTCCTTCAACAGTCCCTACGGCGCCTGCCCGACCTGCTCCGGCCTGGGCTCGATCAGTGGGGTCGACGAGGACAAGGTGATCGCCGATCCGGAGCGCTCGATCGACGCCGGCGCGGTAGCCGCCTGGCCGGCCAGTTCCAATTCCATGAGCATGCGGATGGTGGCGAACATCGCCAAGGCGATGAACTTCTCGCTAAAGACGCCCTGGAAGAAACTGCCCAAGAAGGTACGGCAGGTGTTGCTACACGGTAGCGGCTCGAAGGAGATTGACTTCAGCCTGAAGAGCGAACGGTCGAGCTACCGCTGGAAAGGCAAGTTCGAGGGCATCCTGCCGCGGCTGGAACGGCGCTATCGAGAGACCGACTCCGCCCACGTCCGCGCCTCGATCGAGAAGTTCATGTCCGTCCACACCTGCCCGGACTGCGCCGGCCGCCGCCTGCGGCCGGAGGCGCTGGCGGTCAAAGTGCACGGCCGTTCCATCGACGAATTGGGGCGCTTCTCGGTGCTCGAACTCGAAGCCTGGGTAGCGGCCCTCGAATTCGACGAGCGCGAACGGGCGATCGCCTCCAAGGTGATCCAGGAGGTGCACGACCGGCTGCGCTTCCTGGGCGATGTCGGAGTCGGCTACTTGAACCTGGAGCGCTCTTCGGCCAGCCTCTCCGGCGGCGAGAGCCAACGCATCCGCCTGGCCACCCAGATCGGCAGCAAACTGATGGGGGTGCTGTACGTGCTGGACGAACCGTCCATCGGCCTCCACCAGCGGGATAACGCCCGCTTGATCCGCACCCTGCGGGACATGCGCGACCTGGGCAATTCGGTGCTGGTGGTGGAGCACGACGAGGACACCATTCGCGAGGCCGACTGGGTGATCGATCTGGGCCCCGGCGCCGGTGTCCACGGCGGAGAGGTGGTGGCCGCAGGCACCCCGAAGCAGGTGGCGCGGGCGAAGAAATCCCTCACCGGCATGTACCTGCGCGGCGAAATGGAGGTTCCCATCCCGCCCGAGCGGCGCCAGGCGACCGGTGCGCTGAAGGTCCTCGGGGCGCGAGAGAACAATCTCAAGGACCTCGACGTGACCTTCGACCTCGGTTGCCTGAACGTCGTCACCGGAGTGTCCGGCTCCGGCAAGAGCACCCTGGTCAACGACATTCTCTACAAGGCCCTCGCCAAGCACTTCTACCGCGCCGGCGACCGCCCGGGGAAACACATGGCGGTGAAGGGCTTGGAGAAGATCGACAAGGTCATCGCCATCGATCAGAGCCCCATCGGTCGCACTCCGCGCTCCAATCCGGCGACCTACACCAACGTCTTCAACCACATCCGCAACCTGATGGCGAAGACCCCCGAGGCGCGAATGCGCGGCTACGCCCCCGGGCGATTCAGCTTCAACGTCAAGGGAGGCCGCTGTGAGGCCTGCTCCGGCGATGGGCAGATCAAGATCGAGATGCACTTCCTGCCGGACATCTACGTCACCTGTGAGGTTTGCGGCGGCAAGCGCTACGACCGGGAGACGCTGCAGGTGTTGTACAAGGGTCTGTCGATCGCCGACATCCTGGCCCTGCCGGTGGAGCAAGCGCGGGAGGTGTTCCAGAACATTCCGGCGATCGAGCGGGTGCTCGCCACCTTGGACGAAGTGGGCCTCGGCTACATTCGGCTGGGGCAGCCGGCGACCACCCTTTCCGGCGGCGAGGCACAGCGAGTGAAGCTGGCCCGGGAGCTTTGCAAGCGCTCCACCGGCCAAACCCTCTACCTGCTCGACGAACCCACCACCGGCCTGCATTTCGACGACGTCGGCAAGCTGCTGCGGTTGCTGCACCGGTTGGTGGATCTGGGGAACACGGTGGTGATCATCGAACACAACCTGGACGTCATCAAAATCGCTGACCGCATCATCGATCTCGGTCCCGAGGGCGGCGCCGGGGGCGGTGAGCTGATCGCCGCCGGCAGTCCGGAGGCGGTGGCAGCGGTGGCGGAGAGTTTCACCGGGCAGTACCTCCGCCGCACCCTCGAAGGCCGCGAGCAAGCCCGCGAGGCGAGCTAA
- a CDS encoding SGNH/GDSL hydrolase family protein, translating into MKKNLGIVAALAVTLLAALSLTGAALAQNTGNADFTRYVAVGDSLTAGFASSGLHADVQALSYPALIARQAGAPDFQQPLAGAPGIPPLLAIQSLGPGAPVIVPRAAQPGPPLNLGLPRPYNNMAVPGFTVTDVVTTRTGNGIIDLVLRGLGTQLELAAVQQPTFASVWIGNNDVLGAATSGIVIDGVTLTPAAQFESDYRQILGTLAAVGANMVVATIPSVTSIPFVTTLPPVVVDPATSQPVILNGAPVPLIGPSGPLGPGDRVLLTASGFLAQGFGIPAQLGGNGQPLPNEAVLDADEVATIEARLAQYNDAIRRAATDFGAALVPVNSIFSDIARNGYDAGGGIVYTTDFLTGGIFSYDGVHPTPFGYALVANEFIAAINASYGASIPAVDLFPFIFGAEANAGATIPSASSLTGAVFSQAAATQLFTALRITGESRQIDNRPRRPRRPRRPVGGDSPGDGDLNPVDPRGEVDFHPRGPGRIRP; encoded by the coding sequence ATGAAGAAGAACCTCGGGATCGTCGCGGCCCTCGCCGTGACCCTGCTCGCCGCCCTCTCCCTGACCGGTGCTGCCCTGGCGCAGAACACCGGCAACGCGGACTTCACCCGCTACGTCGCCGTCGGCGACAGCCTGACCGCCGGCTTCGCCTCGAGCGGTTTGCACGCCGATGTGCAGGCTCTGAGCTACCCGGCGCTGATCGCCCGCCAGGCGGGTGCCCCGGACTTCCAGCAGCCGCTGGCCGGCGCGCCGGGTATTCCGCCGCTCTTGGCCATCCAGAGCCTCGGTCCGGGCGCGCCGGTGATCGTGCCGCGGGCCGCCCAGCCGGGACCGCCCCTGAACCTCGGATTGCCGCGCCCCTACAACAACATGGCGGTGCCGGGCTTCACCGTGACGGACGTGGTGACCACCCGCACCGGCAACGGCATCATCGATCTGGTGCTGCGCGGCCTCGGCACCCAGCTCGAGCTGGCGGCGGTGCAGCAGCCGACCTTCGCGAGCGTTTGGATCGGCAACAACGACGTCCTGGGTGCCGCCACCAGCGGCATCGTCATCGATGGCGTGACCCTCACCCCGGCGGCGCAGTTCGAGTCCGACTACCGGCAGATCCTCGGCACCCTGGCGGCGGTCGGAGCCAATATGGTGGTAGCGACCATCCCGAGCGTCACCAGCATTCCCTTCGTTACCACCCTGCCGCCGGTGGTAGTCGATCCGGCCACCAGTCAGCCGGTGATCCTCAACGGCGCGCCGGTACCGCTGATCGGCCCGAGCGGCCCCCTCGGCCCCGGCGACCGGGTGCTGCTGACGGCGAGCGGCTTCTTGGCCCAGGGCTTCGGCATTCCGGCGCAGCTCGGCGGCAACGGCCAGCCGCTGCCCAACGAAGCGGTGCTCGACGCTGATGAAGTGGCGACCATCGAAGCGCGCCTCGCCCAGTACAACGACGCGATCCGGCGGGCCGCGACGGATTTTGGAGCGGCTCTGGTGCCGGTCAACTCCATCTTCAGCGACATCGCCAGGAACGGCTATGACGCCGGCGGCGGTATCGTCTACACGACGGACTTCTTGACCGGCGGCATCTTTTCCTACGATGGCGTCCACCCGACGCCCTTCGGCTATGCGCTGGTGGCCAACGAATTCATTGCGGCGATCAACGCCAGCTACGGCGCCAGCATCCCGGCGGTGGATCTCTTCCCCTTCATCTTCGGGGCGGAAGCCAACGCCGGCGCCACCATCCCGTCCGCCTCAAGCTTGACCGGTGCCGTGTTCAGTCAGGCCGCGGCAACGCAGCTCTTCACTGCGCTGCGCATCACCGGCGAAAGCCGTCAGATCGACAACCGCCCGCGGCGCCCGCGGCGCCCCCGCCGCCCGGTCGGTGGCGATAGCCCCGGCGACGGCGACTTGAATCCGGTGGACCCGCGCGGCGAGGTGGATTTCCACCCCCGCGGCCCCGGCCGCATCCGCCCGTAG
- the smpB gene encoding SsrA-binding protein SmpB, producing the protein MAGSKAGRKPQKVGDKIILARNRRALHDYEVLETFEAGMVLAGTEVKAARDGKVQLKDAYVDVRNGEAWLVGAHISPYSHGNRQNHPADRDRKLLLSRRELDRIYGRTQLKGQTAIPLSVYLRGNWLKLEVALAQGKKHYDKRETVKKRILDREAEAAIKGGSAHR; encoded by the coding sequence ATGGCGGGTTCGAAAGCAGGGCGAAAACCTCAGAAGGTGGGGGACAAGATCATCTTGGCCCGCAATCGCCGTGCGCTCCACGACTACGAGGTGCTGGAGACCTTCGAAGCGGGCATGGTGCTCGCCGGCACGGAGGTCAAGGCGGCGCGGGACGGCAAGGTGCAGCTCAAAGACGCCTACGTTGACGTGCGCAACGGCGAAGCCTGGCTGGTCGGTGCCCACATCAGCCCCTACAGCCACGGTAACCGCCAGAACCATCCGGCAGATCGCGACCGCAAGCTGCTCCTGTCGCGGCGCGAACTGGACCGCATCTACGGCCGTACTCAACTCAAAGGACAGACGGCGATCCCGCTTTCCGTCTACCTGCGCGGCAATTGGCTCAAGTTGGAAGTGGCCCTCGCCCAGGGCAAGAAGCACTACGACAAGCGCGAGACGGTGAAGAAGCGCATCCTCGACCGCGAGGCCGAAGCCGCCATCAAGGGCGGCTCCGCTCACCGCTGA
- a CDS encoding sigma 54-interacting transcriptional regulator has protein sequence MTSTGVGFAEKRRILQLETLYDLSLALHAQQPEGELVEELLQRVCAVLDPAAALAVTRDAYGKPQAVASVGWVESSPGGETVLADPLWHDLLAEGRPLRRTSGTVAGRPFSELMAAPLACRGVFLGLMAVLDKEGRGTEEPSFSDDDRRFLDSVSVLAGVALDSVRQVERLAEQRQRLEEENQALRGQFADEVGGRKIIAHGAPMRRVLELAERVAARGISVVVRGESGTGKEMLTKLIHLRSGREGSLIALNCAALPEGLLESELFGIERGVATGVQARPGKLELAHGGTLFLDEIGDMQPAVQVKLLRALQEREVVRVGGHKAVPVDVRVIAATHRDLEEMVRRGEFREDLYYRLKGIVLEVPPLRERKGDIPHLVRYFTESFCQREGLGVPPFRADALTLLMSHDYPGNVRELQNLVEGALSLAEGEVNAPLVRSLLGGEADDLGPEALDLATVEKRHIRRVLQMTRGNKTAASKILGLDRKTLQRRGF, from the coding sequence ATGACCTCAACCGGTGTGGGATTCGCCGAAAAGCGGCGCATCCTCCAGCTCGAGACCCTCTACGACCTTTCCCTGGCGCTGCACGCTCAGCAGCCCGAGGGGGAATTGGTGGAGGAATTGCTCCAGCGGGTGTGCGCGGTGCTCGATCCGGCCGCCGCCCTGGCCGTGACGCGCGACGCCTACGGCAAGCCGCAAGCGGTCGCCAGCGTTGGCTGGGTTGAGTCGTCTCCGGGCGGCGAAACGGTGCTGGCGGATCCGCTGTGGCACGACCTGCTGGCCGAAGGGCGGCCGCTCCGCCGTACCTCGGGAACCGTCGCCGGGCGGCCCTTCAGTGAGCTGATGGCGGCGCCTCTGGCTTGCCGCGGTGTCTTTCTGGGGCTGATGGCGGTGCTCGACAAGGAGGGCCGCGGTACCGAGGAGCCGTCGTTTTCCGACGACGATCGCCGCTTCCTGGATTCCGTTTCGGTGCTCGCCGGGGTGGCCTTGGACTCGGTGCGTCAAGTAGAGCGCCTGGCGGAGCAGCGGCAACGGCTGGAGGAAGAGAACCAGGCCCTGCGCGGTCAGTTCGCCGATGAGGTCGGCGGCCGGAAGATCATCGCCCACGGTGCTCCCATGCGGCGGGTTTTGGAATTGGCGGAACGGGTGGCGGCGCGCGGCATCAGCGTGGTGGTGCGCGGCGAGAGTGGCACCGGCAAGGAAATGTTGACCAAGCTGATCCACTTGCGCTCCGGCCGCGAGGGGTCATTGATCGCCCTCAATTGCGCGGCGCTGCCGGAAGGGCTGCTCGAAAGCGAGCTGTTCGGCATCGAGCGCGGGGTAGCGACCGGCGTCCAGGCGCGGCCCGGCAAGCTGGAGCTGGCGCACGGCGGGACGCTCTTTCTCGACGAGATCGGCGACATGCAGCCGGCGGTGCAGGTCAAGCTCCTGCGCGCGCTACAGGAGCGCGAAGTGGTGCGCGTCGGCGGCCACAAGGCGGTTCCGGTCGACGTGCGAGTGATTGCCGCCACCCATCGAGATCTCGAAGAGATGGTGCGCCGGGGCGAGTTTCGGGAGGATCTCTACTACCGTCTCAAGGGCATCGTCCTCGAAGTGCCGCCGCTGCGCGAGCGCAAGGGCGACATTCCTCACTTGGTGCGCTACTTCACCGAGTCCTTCTGTCAGCGAGAGGGCCTTGGGGTGCCGCCCTTCCGAGCCGACGCCTTGACCCTGTTGATGAGCCACGACTATCCGGGCAACGTGCGCGAACTTCAGAACCTGGTGGAAGGAGCCCTGTCGCTGGCCGAGGGAGAAGTGAACGCGCCACTGGTGCGCTCACTCCTGGGAGGCGAAGCGGACGACCTGGGGCCCGAAGCCCTCGACCTCGCCACGGTGGAGAAGCGCCACATTCGCCGTGTGCTGCAGATGACGCGGGGCAACAAGACGGCCGCGTCGAAGATCCTCGGTCTGGATCGAAAAACCTTACAGAGAAGGGGCTTTTGA
- a CDS encoding outer membrane protein transport protein, with protein MALPAFGAGFGIFEQGSKAMGTAGAFTAQADDPSAMFHNVAGIAFQERGFAAGFTWIRGSEASFQGTSSFPGPGVEAEQETLSEFPPHAYWVQPMNDTWTFGLGINAPFGLTTEWAEDFPGRFVSRKAALRAIDINPALGWQVSDNFAIGFGAVARFTDVELVQHIATFNPLTLQTSDVGVLNLKSDFETGFGFNVGLLHRVGDFFSWGLSYRSSVDVDYAGDGELFQRFTGTPFDAAVAAGLPFGQDLPIEAGLEFPEMASLGFSFGLTENLTLLTDINWTGWSSFDELTIDFTNDDLPDTTREQEWEDVNNYRAGLSWKSPGGSEWRFGYVFDETPQPEEAVSPLLPDADRNGFTIGYGHQGNKYVVDVAVMYLDFDERSRARSFAGESDFFGTYQNKAWLFGVTVSR; from the coding sequence ATGGCGCTGCCCGCCTTCGGCGCGGGCTTCGGTATCTTCGAGCAGGGTTCCAAGGCCATGGGAACGGCCGGCGCTTTCACGGCCCAGGCCGACGACCCCTCGGCGATGTTCCACAATGTCGCCGGCATCGCGTTCCAGGAGCGCGGCTTCGCCGCCGGTTTCACCTGGATCCGCGGCAGTGAGGCGAGCTTCCAGGGCACCTCCTCCTTCCCCGGACCGGGGGTCGAGGCGGAGCAGGAAACCCTGTCGGAATTCCCGCCTCACGCCTACTGGGTGCAGCCGATGAACGACACCTGGACCTTCGGACTGGGGATCAACGCCCCCTTCGGCCTGACCACCGAGTGGGCCGAGGATTTCCCGGGCCGCTTCGTCAGCCGCAAGGCGGCGCTGCGGGCGATCGACATCAACCCGGCCCTCGGCTGGCAGGTGAGTGACAACTTCGCCATTGGCTTCGGCGCCGTCGCTCGCTTCACGGACGTCGAGTTGGTGCAGCACATCGCCACCTTCAATCCGCTCACCCTGCAGACTTCGGATGTCGGCGTGCTGAACCTGAAGAGCGATTTCGAGACCGGCTTCGGGTTCAACGTCGGTTTGCTGCACCGGGTGGGTGATTTCTTCTCCTGGGGCTTGTCCTACCGCAGTTCTGTGGACGTGGATTACGCCGGCGACGGCGAACTTTTCCAGCGCTTTACCGGCACGCCCTTCGACGCCGCCGTGGCGGCCGGTCTGCCCTTCGGTCAGGACCTGCCGATCGAGGCGGGGCTCGAGTTTCCGGAGATGGCAAGCCTCGGTTTCTCCTTCGGCCTGACCGAAAACCTCACCCTCTTGACGGACATCAACTGGACCGGTTGGAGCAGCTTCGATGAGCTGACTATCGACTTCACCAACGACGATCTGCCGGACACCACCCGCGAACAGGAGTGGGAAGACGTCAACAACTACCGGGCAGGCCTATCCTGGAAGAGCCCCGGCGGCTCCGAGTGGCGCTTTGGCTATGTGTTCGACGAGACGCCGCAGCCGGAAGAGGCGGTCAGCCCGCTGCTGCCCGATGCGGACCGCAACGGCTTCACCATTGGCTACGGTCACCAGGGCAACAAGTATGTGGTCGACGTCGCCGTGATGTATCTGGACTTCGACGAGCGCAGCCGGGCCCGCAGCTTCGCCGGCGAAAGCGACTTCTTCGGCACCTACCAAAACAAAGCCTGGCTGTTCGGCGTGACGGTGAGCCGCTAG